One segment of Neoarius graeffei isolate fNeoGra1 chromosome 20, fNeoGra1.pri, whole genome shotgun sequence DNA contains the following:
- the LOC132869197 gene encoding serine/threonine-protein kinase/endoribonuclease IRE1-like, which translates to MNLIEQMLSVEPKKRPSAEQVLKHPFFWILEKQLQFFQDMSDRIEKEPLDGMIVRQLERGGRAVVKGDWREHITVPLQTDLRKFRSYKGGSVRDLLRAMRNKKHHYRELPEEVQETLGSIPDDFISYFTSRFPQLLLHTHGAMRLCAHERSFLPYYHILELPSWTINTQPEAKPPEPIQKDSSSFIHSELPLDPDFSPPLDSPILPECTEHVQQEQNAFSVPSSQEDGVL; encoded by the exons ATGAACCTGATCGAGCAGATGCTGAGCGTGGAGCCCAAGAAGAGGCCGTCAGCAGAACAAGTGCTCAAACATCCCTTTTTCTGGATCCTTGAAAAACAGCTACAGTTCTTCCAG GACATGAGTGACCGGATAGAGAAGGAGCCACTAGATGGAATGATCGTGAGGCAGTTGGAAAGAGGAGGGCGGGCCGTGGTGAAAGGAGACTGGAGGGAACATATCACTGTGCCTTTACAAACAG ATCTCCGCAAGTTTCGCTCCTACAAAGGCGGCTCTGTTCGAGATCTTTTGCGGGCCATGAGAAACAAG AAGCACCATTACCGTGAATTACCCGAGGAGGTTCAGGAGACACTGGGCTCAATTCCAGATGACTTTATCTCCTACTTCACGTCCCGCTTTCCTCAACTGCTGCTCCACACACACGGGGCCATGCGCTTGTGTGCCCACGAGCGTTCATTTCTGCCCTACTACCACATCTTAGAGTTGCCTTCATGGACCATTAACACACAGCCTGAGGCCAAACCCCCAGAGCCAATTCAAAAGGACTCCTCTTCATTCATACATTCAGAACTGCCATTAGACCCAGATTTTTCCCCACCGTTAGATTCTCCAATATTACCTGAATGCACTGAACATGTGCAACAGGAGCAAAATGCCTTCTCCGTTCCATCCAGCCAAGAAGATGGCGTGCTGTAA